A segment of the Lactobacillus sp. ESL0700 genome:
CTTTGGCAGATCTTAAAGATGCTACAACCATCATTGGTGGTGGTGACTCAACTGCCGCTGCTAAGCAACTAGGGATTGCACCTAAGATTACCCACATCTCAACTGGTGGTGGCGCAAGTTTGCAATACCTTGAAGGTAAAGAATTACCAGGAATTGCCTGCATTTCAGACAAGTAAATTTAGGAAAGGACGTTATTATGCGTACACCAATTATTGCTGGTAACTGGAAGTTGCACATGAATCCAGAACAAACAACTGAATTTGTTGATGCAGTTAAAGGCAAGTTGCCAGAATCTACTAAAGTTGAAGCATTAATCTGTGCTCCAGCTGTTGACCTTGATGCTTTAAGAAAAGCTGCTAAGGGTTCAGAATTAAAAGTCGGTGCAGAGAATGCTTACTTTGAAGACGAAGGTGCATTTACTGGCGAAACTTCACCTAAAGTTTTGAAAGAAATGGGCATGGACTACTGCATTATCGGTCACTCAGAACGCCGCGGTTACTTCCATGAAACTGATGAAGACATTAACAAGAAGGCTAAGGCTTTGTTTGCTAATGGCATTACCCCAATCATTTGCTGTGGTGAATCACTTCAAAGACGTGAAGCTAATCAACAAGAAGAATGGGTTGTTGGCCAAATCGAAGCTGCCTTAAAAGACTTATCTGCTGAACAAGTTGCTAGTTTGGTAATTGCTTATGAACCAATCTGGGCAATTGGAACTGGTAAGACTGCTAGTTCAGACCAAGCCGAAGAAATGTGCAAGACTATTCGCGATACAGTTAAGAACTTATATAATGAAGAAACTGCCGCAAATGTTCGCATCCAATATGGTGGTTCTGTTAACCCTGGTAACGTTAAGGAATTAATGGCTAAACCTGATATTGATGGTGGTTTAGTTGGCGGTGCCAGCCTTAAGCCAGACTCATTCTTGGCTTTGGTTAATTACCAAGACTAATTATTGATTATAATATTTAAAAACCCAGCTTCTGCATGTGCAGGGGCTGGGTTTTTAGTTTTAGTTAAATTTATTAAGGTAAGTCAATGCAACTAAAAAATGTGTTAATATGATTGGTAAAATGGTAGTAAATTAAATTAGTTGGGAGTTTGCAATAATGGAAAAAGGCAAGACCACAATTAGAGAACAATTATTGACAGAGCGCGCCTATAAGATTGGTTGGTTGATTGCGCTAGGTGAACTAGTAATAATTTTAGTTTTAGCAATTTTCAAAAAGCTCGATTTAGGTGCTGATGTTTTAGTATTGCTCTCATTGAGCTTAATGGATTTGTTTACTACTTTTTTCCAGAAGCGCCACATTACTTTTATTATTAGTTTACTATTAGGTGTACTGTTAGCCATAGTCATTTGTATTATTCTGTTTGTTGGGATAATTTGGCTTTCGGGTAATATGATTTTTACAAAATAATAAGATGCAAAAAAGCAAGCTACTGTTACTAAGACAGCAGCTTGCTTTTTTAGTTTGGAAAATTTAACTGTGTGATTTCTTTCTGCTTTCAATCTCTTTTTTTAGAGGCTGACAATTTTGATATAAATATTTTTTTAGATCTTCTGCATATTCTGGCATCCCATTTGTTTTAATAGTTTTAATAACCCAAAAACAATATTCTAAATGATATTTTTTATGATCATAATGATAGGCAATCATGCTTTTGAAAAATTCAATCATATTTTTATAAAAGAACAATTCTGGTCTTGTAGTTATTTGGGCAGCGCTATCAATGAAAAAATCAGTTTCTGAGTAATAATTATGTTCAATACATAGTCCTAAAATGTTTGAAATAATTCCTAAAACAGAAATTTGCAATTTTTCTATTTTGAGAAATTTTTGAACAATATTCTTAGATATTATCAAGTTAGTCTGTAAAGGATAAAAATGCATACAGTCACAGTAAAGTTTTAAATTAAACTCATTAAAATTTTCAATATTAAAAAGAGTCGTCTCAATTTCAACTTTACTTGCTTTATCGATTTTATCAAAATTATTATTTACCAAGGCGATTAAAGAATTAATTAGTATGAGCAATTCTTTTTTATTAAATAAATTAGAATTTGCAACTTGTTCTTTTGCATTGATTAGGTTGGTTTCTGACTTTTGATAATAAGAATTTATAATGTAATGGTATAAATGCTTTTCTTTTTCATTTGATGGATAGTTATCTGAACTTAGCTTATTTATAAATTCAATTACTGATATATGATTAAAATTTAGAAGATTAAGTAAATCTTCAAAAGATATTCGATGAACACCTCGCTCTACCTTGGCATAAAAAGATCTACTAATAATATCTCCCGACCATTCCTGTTGGGACTTTTTTTGTGCCATTCGGTATTTTTTTAGTAATTCACTAATTTCCATTTTAATTCCTTTCAAGCGCCATTTGATATTTATCATATCATAATTATAGCCAAACTTATATTTTCATAGGTCGAATACGACCATTTTTAATTATTTATACGAAATCGTTTTATTATAAATTTGTGAATTGAGAAAGGAGGAAACTAAATGATTACATTATTTCATTGGGCAATTGTTGTATTGAGTTTATAAATATTTAAAGAGCAATATTTTGTAAAGAAAGGTGGAGACTTATTATGAAGAAACTAAATACTGCAAAGGTTGTAACAGCTTTGTCAGCTTGTTTAATTATGGGAAGTACAATTTTACCTGCAAGCACAACCTTTGCTGCAGAAATGGATAATCAACAATCGGTTGTTTCAAGTAGTAATACTGTTAAACAAGATGTAACTAAAACTATTTCTAACAGAGAAATGTTTAAGTCACTTGAAGCTCAAGGTGTAGATGTTAAGGGTATTCTAGGTGAAAAAGGGTATCAAGAAGCCTTAGCTCAAGATCTTATGCGTCATGGTGGGACATATATTAAAACCCATAAACATGGCTTTACTATTTATTTAAATAGTGCAATAGTAAAAATCTTGGTTTGGGGCGGTGCTACAGCAGCCAGTTCTGTTGTTGGATCATTATTGTCTTCAGTAGGCCTTGAAGGATTAGGAGCAACTGCTATTACTCAAATTGTAAAATCAGTAATAAAAGGTTCTGCAAGTAAGGCATCAAAACGAGGAGTTTATGTCAGCTTTAGTAATAGAGGTAGTTACGTTAGCTGGGGTTACCAATAAATAGATTATTTGTGAATAACAGATAGAATGGAATGATTCAAATGAATACTATTAGAAATTATATTGCAAAAAATAGGCTAAAATATCTTGAAAAGTCTAAAAAACAGAAAAGATGGAATTTCATTTTTACTTTTATCTATTTTGGAATAATTACAGCAATTTGTCAGGCTTGGGGTAGTCAAATAACCGGATTACTGGAAAGTGCTTTGTTTGCTGTAATGGGTGGTATTGGCTATGTGTTGCTTTTAAAAATTGCTGATCATTTGTATCTTAAGTTTATTCAATAAATATTTATTCATAATTTTTAACATAAGTAGATGGAAGTATAGATTGCTTCTATCTACTTTTTGATATTATTAGTATTTATTAAAATCGCTTTATATTTTATTAGCATTATGGTATATATTAGGTTAATTAGTTGATTTTTATATTATTTATATCTTAATATATGGAGGCTGGACATGCTTTTAAGAAAACAAGTTCAAAGATTATTTTTTCGATGGCAGACCTGGTTGGCTATTTTAATAGGATTAATAATAATCGTTATTCAAGCTTTGACGATTAATAAAGTAAATGCTAATGCTGCTAATAATGCTTTTTTACATTTAACTGGTTTTGATTTTAGTGGTGCAGGTACTACTATCTACTATTTGATACTACCTTTAATGTGTGGACTAGCTGCTAGTAGTACATTGCAAGAAGATAAAAAAGATCATCGTCTGAATGAGCTTCTTACTAGGGTAACTAAAAGAAAATATTTATGTACAACTTTAATTAGTTCATTTATCGTCGGTGGTTTGGTTGGCGTTTTGCCATTGCTGATTGAAAGTTGCTATTTCTTCTTGAATTACCATGTAACCAATGTTCCCAAAGGGCGTGATTTTCAGATTATTGATCCAAATGGCTGTGGCTATAGTTTGTTTATCCGAAATACACTAGCTTTTTGGCTTTGTACCATTGTCATTGCATTTGTTTTTAGTGGCTTGTTCAGCATGATTGGGATCGTGACTTCTTATTATAATATTCACAATGGCATTGAATTGATTATGCCGTTTGTGTTAGCTTTTGCAACCATTGTGGTTGCGGATTTAACCGGTGAAGTAGAAGCTTCGCTTTATTGGGTTTTGACGCCTACTTTTAGTAATACATATTCTAATGGTATTTATTTTATCTTGGGTTATTTTGTGCTTATTACGGGATTAATTGCACTACTAACTTGGAAAGAAAGTACGAAAGATGTCTGCAATTAAACGCCTTGTTCGGGTCAATTTTCATAAAATTTTGCTAATTACGTGTGGGTTAGCCATATTATTAATTATTCTGTATCAAGTAGTTGGAATTACGAAAGATTTAGGAAAAGTAAAGGCTATTTATCAATTATTAATTCCAACTATCTTTTATTCCTTTGTCGGTATTGCTAATGCATTATTTAATACTTTGGTACAGCCATACACTAACATTATTGATTTAGTGCGTTTTACTAAAAGGGAAAATTGGTTGAAAGTCGTCTTTGGGTGGAACATTGTAACTTCCTTGTGGTCCGCATTAGTGTCATCACTAGTACTTGAAGTAACGTTAATCTGCAATCCTGCAATTACAAAAATTTACTGGTCAACATTATTATTGACGATTTTAGTTGCTTTTGAGAACCTACTTTTCATTCAAAGCTTAATTTTATTAGTTTATTTGCTAGTCCGGTGGTTAAATTACTTTTTTGTAAATTGTTTAGGTTACTTAATGGTTATGATCCTAGCAAATATTCAAATAAATAACCGAGCAATTTTTAATTTCTTAAACAGTAAGTTTCTCTTGTCTGGAGAGATGAAAGAACTGTTGTTACAATCTCTAATTATGTGGGGCATTATTATCTTATGCCAAAACATCAGTCTTTTTCTTTATGAGAGGAAAGAAAACTTATGAAGTATCATCTATATTTGCAAGAAATTTTTACTGAAAATCGCTTAGAAAAATTCATCGTGTTAATTTTTCAGCTGATATTTTGGTGGCAGTATTGTCAGCTAGTACAATTTAATTCCAAGATGAATATCTTTACCACTGTTTCGATTAGTAATCCTAATTTCATTTTTTCTAATTTAGGTTGGTTATTATATTACCTTGGTGGCGAATTTTATTTATTAGGTACCTTGCAGAATAAGTTAGCAGCTGCTAATCCTTTAATTGTAGTTAGGGACGCTAGTAAAATTAACATTTTAATTAATTCGTTGATGACTGTGTTGCTTTTTTCGATTTTATATAACTTTGCTTTTCTAAGTTTTATTTGGATTTTAAACTTTGGCAAAGTTGAATTGGTATTCATGTTCCAATTATTTTTTGCTTTGGTTTTGAGTTTCAGTGCTTTTTCGTTATTAATTTTACTATGTTCACTACAAGAAAAAATTATGGGCTGGATTATAATGTTAGTCATTTGCATTTTAGTATTGGCTTTGAAAACAAATTATCTAATTCTGATTAGTAATAATTTGAGCAGCTTGGTTAATGTTGAGAATATTTTTTGGTTTATCGTATTAAGTATTATTCTGCAACGTGTGATAAAAAAATTAGAAGTAAGATAAGGAGATTAGAATGAGCTTTTTAAAGGTACAAAATGCTACTAAGAAAATTAAGGACGAAACTATTTTGGATGACATTAATTTAACAATTGACCGAGGAACAATTAGTGGTTTTATAGGAACAAATGGCTCTGGCAAAACAATGTTGTTTCGGGCAATCTTGGGCTTTATTAAACTTAGTTCCGGTTCAATTATCGTTGATGAACAACCAGTTGGCTTAAATGAAGAGCGAAAAGTTAATGTTGGTGCAATTATTGAAACACCTAATTTTATTAATTCATATTCGGCATTGCAAAATTTACAGTACTTGGCAGCAATTAAGAATTTAATTGGTGAAAAAGAAATAATTACGGCAATGTCTGTTTTTGGCTTGAATAAATATAAAGATAAAAAAGTTAAGAAGTTTTCGCTCGGAATGAGACAAAAATTGGCAATTGTTCAAGCATTTATGGAAGATCAGGAATTATTAGTTCTTGATGAACCAACTAATGGTTTAGATGCAAGTTCAATTAAGATTTTTGAACAGTTGATGGAAAGATTACGTTCTCAAGGTAAAACGATTTTAATTGCTAGCCATGACGATCGTGTAGTTAAAACTATTGCAGACAATGTTTATCAAATGGATATGGGAAAGTGCTCAAAAATTTAAAATAATTGTCAATGTTGGAGTTAATTATAATTTTTATTTTGTTAGTACTAGTGTAATAAAGAAATGTGCAAATTTTGTTCACTTTCTTTGAAAATTATTAGAATATGATATATTAAAACGTAAAATTGCAAGTTTTATATCTTTAATATATGGAGAACTACATGCTGAGAAAAATCAAAATCTTTCTTTGTGCAATAATTGCAGTGACGATCGCTGCAATGTTATCGGAAACATTGCAGTCGTATGATAATGAGTCCTTGCCGAATAATCCGACACTTATTGAAGTTGGTGTTAAGCCTGTAAATAAACACTATGAACTTAATAATACAAATAAGAATGGTACCAAGGCTGTCTTTTTCGATAGATTAACCAAATTCGTCAAATCTAAAAATATTTCACTTAAGAAGTTACGTGTTAATAGCTTTAACAATCAAAAAAGCAAGGTAATCTATAATTTTAATAAGAAGCAGAATGACTTTTCACTCTATCGCAATGCGCGTGTTAAGCAGTTAACTAAAAAAGAACTTTACCTAGAAGATGTTTTTGGTATCTATTGTACTGATGCGCGGGGAGATTCTCTGGCAGCTCTAACTAGTTATCTGAAAGCACAGGATCTAGGAGTACAGGTTATTGATAATTCATTGTCAGTTAAAACATTATTAATGGTGGTACTGTCCAATGTATCAGAATCGCTAATCGTGATTTTTATTAGTGTAATTGGCATTTTATTTATCATTATGCTGCTAGAAAAGATTTACCGCTTCAAAGCTTATGCGGCAATGAAGATTAACGGTCTCAGTAACTGGCAAATTTTCAAGCGTGACTTTAATGCACAAGCAAAATTATTGGGCATCAGTCTACTTTTAATTATTGGTGCAATCGTTATTTGGGTATTGCATGAATTGACCTATGTGGGTTGCTTACTGTTCCTACGTTATGCCGTCGGGATAATCCTGATAATCTATCTAGGATTTTTCATATTAGATATTTTATCTTATAGCGTATTAGTCTTATTAGAACCATATCAGGCGATTAAGGGCTCCGAAAAGTCGCGCTCATTTGTTGTCATTGGTTATCTTTTGAAACTGATACTGCTAGCCTTGGTGGTAGTAAATTCGGTAACACTCAATAATCATCTTCAAACATATACACGCGATACAAAGATTATTAAGAAGTGGCGAACTAACAAAGAAATGTATTCTCTTGGGCTTAATTGGAACGATCGAAGTCGACAGGAAGAAAGGTCGGTCGAAAAATCAGGACATCAGCTGATTGTTCAAGCAAAAGATGTAATTATCTCTGCCAATTCTGAAATGTTTCATCCGGCACCTCGTTCTACTGATCCAGAAAATGGTAATGTAATTATTGCTAATGATAATTTCGTCAAGCAAAGTAATCTTCGTCCACAGGGACTAAAAATTGACACTAAAAAAATCACAATGCTTGTACCCCGTAATCGCCTAAATCAAGTGCCGCGAGCCAAAAAGCAACTGATTGAACTTATTAAGTTTCAACGTAAGATGCCTAATTATTATCAGCAGAAGCGTTTTCCTGAGATTGAAGTAAAGACGATTGCTAGCGGGCAAAAGCTGTTTAACTATACGGTTGGTTATGAAATTACGTCTTCTGTATCTGTCAATCCGATTATTATTGTGATTAATAAGAAAGTATTTTCGGATGATTATTATACAGCGGCAAGTACTCGAACGATGGTTCAGTTTCCACATCTTCGGCAACTTAGAAAATTAATACAGCGGTTTAAGTTAACTCCTTACTTAGTAGGAATAATCAGTGAGCGCTCACAATTATCAGATTATAACATGCAAGCAAGTAGAGAACTTTTAATGCTAACAGTGACAACTGTTTTGTCATTATTGCAGCTGATTTTTATTATTTTATTTGTGACCTCCACCTTCTTACAAAATGAGCGCCATAAAATGGCCGTTACCAAAGTGTTTGGTAAATCTAACGCTAAACTGACCGGACTATTTTTGCTTGCTAATCTGGGGATGGATGTTCTCGTGATTATGCTGGTTTTACTCAAATTAAATGCTATTAATTTAATGTTGTTTACCGGCGGGTATCTATTACTAGAAGGATTGATAATTTGGCTAACTTGCTGGCACGCAGAACGTAATTTATTAGTGACACTTAATCACGGAAACTAGGAGCTAAAAGATGATTAAAGTAGAAAAGCTTTCGAAGAAATTTAAACAAAAGACCATTT
Coding sequences within it:
- the tpiA gene encoding triose-phosphate isomerase, with the protein product MRTPIIAGNWKLHMNPEQTTEFVDAVKGKLPESTKVEALICAPAVDLDALRKAAKGSELKVGAENAYFEDEGAFTGETSPKVLKEMGMDYCIIGHSERRGYFHETDEDINKKAKALFANGITPIICCGESLQRREANQQEEWVVGQIEAALKDLSAEQVASLVIAYEPIWAIGTGKTASSDQAEEMCKTIRDTVKNLYNEETAANVRIQYGGSVNPGNVKELMAKPDIDGGLVGGASLKPDSFLALVNYQD
- a CDS encoding Rgg/GadR/MutR family transcriptional regulator, which encodes MEISELLKKYRMAQKKSQQEWSGDIISRSFYAKVERGVHRISFEDLLNLLNFNHISVIEFINKLSSDNYPSNEKEKHLYHYIINSYYQKSETNLINAKEQVANSNLFNKKELLILINSLIALVNNNFDKIDKASKVEIETTLFNIENFNEFNLKLYCDCMHFYPLQTNLIISKNIVQKFLKIEKLQISVLGIISNILGLCIEHNYYSETDFFIDSAAQITTRPELFFYKNMIEFFKSMIAYHYDHKKYHLEYCFWVIKTIKTNGMPEYAEDLKKYLYQNCQPLKKEIESRKKSHS
- a CDS encoding ATP-binding cassette domain-containing protein yields the protein MSFLKVQNATKKIKDETILDDINLTIDRGTISGFIGTNGSGKTMLFRAILGFIKLSSGSIIVDEQPVGLNEERKVNVGAIIETPNFINSYSALQNLQYLAAIKNLIGEKEIITAMSVFGLNKYKDKKVKKFSLGMRQKLAIVQAFMEDQELLVLDEPTNGLDASSIKIFEQLMERLRSQGKTILIASHDDRVVKTIADNVYQMDMGKCSKI